From the genome of Rhizobium sp. NXC24, one region includes:
- a CDS encoding GntR family transcriptional regulator, with protein sequence MSLIRNNPVAMYLQIADRLRREIAEGAYEPSGRLPSESQIMVRFDVSRVTVRLALEQLDKDGLIERRKGKGTFVAGKQVRHQIDTLRSFHESLKVQGFDATMRIVELTAIETPSAFVSLLGAKCALLERLHMVDDEPIALGRSLMPAVMAELDLETAEQRPTYALLKDKAGADIGSAEIAIGARAVPSRISSLIGVAANAVLLVLERTSYFDHGACAEWSEFFIRPERYKFVLGNRMSA encoded by the coding sequence ATGAGCCTGATACGCAACAATCCGGTGGCAATGTATCTCCAGATCGCCGATCGCCTTCGTCGCGAGATCGCCGAAGGGGCATATGAGCCCTCGGGGCGACTGCCATCGGAATCGCAGATCATGGTGCGCTTCGACGTCAGCCGCGTCACCGTCCGCCTCGCGCTTGAGCAGCTCGATAAGGACGGGCTGATCGAGCGTAGGAAAGGCAAGGGCACGTTCGTCGCCGGCAAGCAGGTCCGCCATCAGATCGATACCCTGCGCAGCTTTCACGAGTCACTGAAAGTGCAGGGCTTCGATGCCACGATGCGGATCGTCGAACTGACCGCGATTGAAACGCCGTCGGCGTTTGTCTCGTTGTTAGGAGCAAAATGCGCGCTGTTGGAGCGCCTTCACATGGTAGATGACGAGCCCATAGCCTTAGGCCGAAGTCTCATGCCCGCCGTCATGGCCGAGCTGGATCTGGAAACGGCCGAACAACGACCGACCTATGCCCTCCTCAAAGACAAAGCGGGCGCCGATATTGGCTCCGCCGAGATAGCGATCGGCGCGCGCGCTGTCCCATCTCGAATATCGTCCTTGATCGGCGTTGCCGCAAATGCGGTCTTGCTTGTCCTCGAACGAACCTCTTATTTCGATCATGGTGCCTGCGCTGAGTGGTCGGAATTTTTCATCCGGCCAGAGCGATACAAATTTGTCCTCGGCAATCGAATGTCCGCTTAA
- a CDS encoding ABC transporter ATP-binding protein, which translates to MGFYYPESRRSIFERFSLEARPGEFVAVLGPSGCGKSTLLNLLSGFLRPQAGHITIDGASVVPEHPALGYVFQSPNLFPWLSALENVRFGLRMNRKGSLQEQKAVALHFLRLVGLGEHADEPPHRLSGGQRQRVALARSLALEPRLLLMDEPFAALDAMTRSSLNDELLRIWSSLGQTVLFITHDIDEAIYLADRVLVLGLPPTGITAEVTIDLPRPRDQRGTRANPLFAQLRERLAEQIAAVMISNQRVT; encoded by the coding sequence ATGGGTTTCTACTATCCCGAAAGCCGACGCAGCATATTCGAACGGTTTTCCCTGGAAGCCCGTCCGGGAGAATTTGTCGCAGTCCTCGGTCCCTCCGGATGCGGCAAGTCGACATTGCTCAATCTGTTGTCCGGCTTCCTGCGCCCACAAGCGGGTCATATCACCATAGACGGGGCGTCGGTTGTGCCGGAGCATCCGGCACTCGGATATGTGTTCCAGTCACCCAATCTTTTCCCCTGGCTGAGCGCCCTGGAAAATGTCCGCTTTGGCCTTCGTATGAATCGTAAGGGATCGCTACAGGAGCAAAAGGCCGTCGCCCTGCATTTTCTGCGGCTTGTCGGCCTGGGAGAACATGCGGACGAACCGCCTCACCGATTGTCGGGCGGCCAGCGTCAGCGCGTCGCGCTTGCGCGCTCGCTGGCACTTGAGCCGCGCCTTCTGCTCATGGATGAACCGTTCGCAGCACTCGACGCCATGACGCGCTCTTCCCTCAACGACGAACTGCTCCGCATCTGGTCGAGCTTGGGCCAGACCGTGCTGTTCATCACGCATGACATCGACGAAGCGATCTATCTGGCGGATCGCGTCCTGGTCCTCGGTCTGCCTCCGACCGGCATCACGGCAGAAGTGACAATCGATTTGCCGCGTCCTCGCGATCAGCGAGGCACGCGAGCCAATCCTTTGTTTGCGCAACTGCGCGAACGGCTCGCCGAACAAATCGCCGCCGTCATGATCAGCAATCAACGCGTTACCTGA
- a CDS encoding ABC transporter substrate-binding protein: MKRILPAALLALAAAWPAGAQEPSPLRIGWVQAMANAPALIAEEKGYFREEGLNVELKGFGDGPVIQQAVAGGEIDVAYIGAPPVYQWAARGLEAKIIAKVNYGQAALIAKADGSIQSLSDLKGKKLAGVNRGSGMDVLLRGFVLKETAGLNPDTDLQLSQMPVGNMNSALDTGVVDAAFSWEPFISQSVLRGTGRVVFDVNGALPGYPWYVVAAPAKTLKERPDDLVKLLRANAKAIAFLRENPEEANRIIARSFKLESVKAADGSVVPPEAIVAEARKRLGWSAEIELSDRAFIQRLIDYSVNLGILNKPLNVDDIIDDSFAAKAAAQR; the protein is encoded by the coding sequence ATGAAACGCATTCTACCTGCAGCTCTTCTCGCGCTTGCTGCTGCCTGGCCCGCTGGTGCGCAGGAACCTTCGCCGCTTCGCATCGGCTGGGTCCAAGCCATGGCGAATGCGCCGGCCCTCATCGCCGAGGAGAAAGGCTACTTTCGGGAAGAGGGATTGAACGTCGAGCTCAAGGGTTTTGGCGACGGCCCCGTCATTCAGCAGGCGGTGGCGGGAGGGGAAATCGACGTGGCCTATATCGGCGCCCCGCCCGTCTATCAATGGGCCGCGCGCGGGCTCGAAGCGAAGATCATCGCCAAAGTGAACTATGGTCAGGCAGCCTTGATCGCAAAAGCGGATGGCTCCATTCAATCGCTCTCAGACCTCAAAGGCAAGAAACTCGCTGGCGTCAACAGAGGAAGCGGCATGGACGTGCTGCTGCGCGGCTTCGTCCTGAAGGAGACTGCCGGCCTCAATCCGGACACCGACCTCCAATTATCGCAGATGCCCGTGGGCAACATGAACTCTGCCCTTGATACAGGCGTGGTGGATGCAGCCTTTTCATGGGAGCCATTCATCAGTCAGTCTGTGCTTCGCGGCACTGGCCGGGTCGTATTCGACGTGAATGGCGCCCTGCCGGGCTATCCATGGTATGTCGTGGCAGCACCTGCAAAAACGTTGAAGGAGCGGCCGGACGACCTCGTCAAATTGCTGCGGGCCAATGCCAAGGCCATCGCATTTCTCCGGGAGAACCCCGAGGAGGCCAACCGGATCATCGCCCGGAGTTTCAAGCTGGAATCCGTGAAGGCCGCGGACGGAAGCGTGGTTCCGCCGGAAGCGATCGTTGCGGAAGCCAGGAAACGCCTTGGCTGGTCCGCTGAAATCGAGCTGTCCGACCGCGCCTTCATCCAGCGCCTCATCGATTACTCCGTTAACCTCGGCATTCTCAATAAGCCGTTGAACGTCGATGACATCATTGACGACAGTTTTGCCGCGAAAGCGGCCGCTCAGCGGTGA
- a CDS encoding ABC transporter permease: MKKLTARRRFPQPSWRWAALPFLLAVWCLAASRVPSYVLPQPWEVAAEGLRWIQSGELSRQFLASLLREFGGFGAAVLAALLIGVSAGLWRPFREFAQPLLGLFMAIPPIAWAPLSLIFFGLGYLSIAVVIFIASAFPMALTIQEGVLSIGGGEVRAARILGAKRFQLLAHVYFPASLPFLIAALRIGFAQAWRALVAAEMIGASQGIGWMVAMGGQVGNSAQVLLGIALIGLIAWLMESLVFRRIERSYEGWRGQ, encoded by the coding sequence ATGAAGAAATTGACAGCGCGGCGGCGTTTTCCGCAGCCGTCCTGGCGCTGGGCAGCGCTTCCCTTCCTGCTTGCCGTGTGGTGCCTCGCCGCCAGCAGGGTTCCGTCTTACGTGCTGCCACAGCCCTGGGAGGTGGCAGCCGAGGGATTGCGCTGGATCCAGTCCGGCGAGCTCAGCCGCCAGTTTCTGGCCAGCTTGTTGCGTGAGTTCGGCGGCTTCGGCGCGGCTGTCCTGGCGGCTCTGCTCATAGGGGTATCCGCCGGACTTTGGCGGCCGTTCCGGGAGTTCGCTCAGCCTTTGCTCGGCCTGTTCATGGCGATCCCTCCGATTGCCTGGGCGCCGCTCTCCCTGATCTTCTTCGGCCTCGGCTATCTCTCGATCGCCGTTGTCATATTCATAGCGTCGGCTTTTCCGATGGCTTTGACGATCCAGGAGGGCGTGCTTTCCATTGGCGGTGGGGAGGTACGCGCAGCCCGCATTCTGGGTGCCAAACGGTTTCAACTGCTGGCCCACGTGTATTTTCCTGCCTCCCTCCCCTTCCTGATCGCCGCATTGCGCATCGGCTTTGCGCAGGCATGGCGCGCGCTCGTCGCCGCCGAGATGATCGGCGCCTCCCAAGGGATCGGCTGGATGGTCGCGATGGGCGGGCAGGTCGGCAATTCGGCGCAGGTGCTTCTCGGCATCGCGCTGATCGGACTCATAGCGTGGCTCATGGAGAGCCTCGTATTTCGACGGATAGAGCGCAGCTACGAAGGCTGGCGCGGACAATAA
- a CDS encoding SfnB family sulfur acquisition oxidoreductase, whose translation MTLSQVNTENAVKAVPAVPRPAEPAHVIKDDAEAIAVARRLATEFVKDSAKRDRERIWPVAELDAFSQSGLWSINVPKAFGGPEVSYATLAKVIEIISAADSSIGQIAQNHLGVVAAIRTVSDPAQQKLLFAEVLKGTRFGNAFSEFGSKRAVDFETRFTDAGDHVVVNGRKFYSSGALLAHLVPIVALDDEGRAWYAIAERDAPGLTVIDDWSSFGQRTTLSGTVLLDNVKVPKTHLVPGYKGYEVPTADGAIFQIIQVAVDTGIAQAAIDETVAFVRTKSRAWVDSGQDHAWEDPYTIQAVGDLTLRLHAAQALLEKAGYAIDRAVLNPNAETVAEAQIVTAEAKILSTEIAIAATNKLFELAGTRSTLAEHNLDRHWRNARTHTLHDPVRWKYAILGRYFLNGEKPPLHAWS comes from the coding sequence ATGACGCTCTCACAGGTCAACACCGAAAATGCCGTCAAGGCTGTACCGGCGGTTCCTCGACCGGCTGAGCCTGCCCATGTCATCAAGGACGATGCTGAGGCAATCGCCGTTGCACGGCGGCTTGCGACCGAATTCGTGAAGGACTCGGCCAAGCGCGACCGCGAACGCATTTGGCCCGTCGCCGAGCTGGATGCCTTTTCGCAAAGCGGCCTATGGTCCATCAATGTGCCAAAAGCCTTCGGCGGCCCGGAGGTTTCGTACGCAACGCTCGCAAAGGTCATCGAGATCATATCGGCAGCGGATTCCTCGATCGGCCAGATCGCCCAGAACCATCTGGGCGTCGTTGCTGCCATCCGGACCGTATCGGATCCCGCCCAACAGAAACTTCTGTTTGCTGAGGTGCTGAAGGGCACCCGCTTCGGCAACGCTTTTTCGGAATTCGGTTCCAAACGGGCAGTCGATTTCGAGACGCGCTTCACCGATGCCGGCGACCACGTCGTCGTCAACGGGCGCAAGTTCTACTCCTCCGGCGCACTGCTCGCGCATCTGGTGCCGATTGTCGCGCTCGATGACGAGGGGCGGGCCTGGTATGCGATTGCCGAGCGCGATGCGCCAGGGCTGACTGTCATCGATGACTGGTCCTCGTTCGGGCAGCGAACGACGCTCTCCGGTACGGTGCTTCTCGACAACGTCAAGGTGCCGAAGACCCATCTCGTGCCCGGATACAAGGGCTATGAAGTGCCGACCGCCGATGGCGCCATATTCCAGATCATCCAGGTTGCCGTCGACACGGGTATCGCACAGGCCGCCATTGACGAGACGGTCGCCTTCGTGCGCACCAAGAGCCGGGCATGGGTGGATAGCGGCCAGGATCATGCCTGGGAGGATCCCTATACAATCCAGGCCGTCGGCGACCTGACGCTGCGCCTGCATGCCGCGCAAGCGCTTCTGGAAAAAGCCGGCTATGCAATCGACCGCGCCGTGCTGAACCCCAATGCGGAGACGGTCGCCGAAGCGCAGATCGTAACGGCTGAGGCCAAGATCCTGTCGACCGAAATCGCAATTGCGGCGACCAATAAGCTGTTTGAACTGGCAGGCACCCGCTCAACGCTTGCCGAGCACAATCTCGATCGCCATTGGCGCAATGCGCGCACCCACACGCTCCATGACCCTGTGCGCTGGAAATACGCCATTCTCGGAAGGTATTTCCTGAATGGCGAAAAGCCCCCGCTGCATGCGTGGAGTTGA
- a CDS encoding ABC transporter ATP-binding protein, protein MAGKDVLLSVDGIKATYNGAITALHGVSFTLRRGEILALLGANGAGKTTTLKAISNLLPAERGEITAGGVLYDGRDVTTATPAELVRAGLAQVLEGRHCFRNLTIEENLISGGLGRSSSRAEIAADLERIYAIFPRLKEKRRALAGLASGGEQQMTAIGRALMSRPKLLVLDEPSMGLAPIVVQDIFRMLRRLNVESGLSMLVAEQNSAIALRYADRATVLENGTAVLSGDAAELRGRDDVKAFYLGQKSTPAPTPAATNLPPA, encoded by the coding sequence ATGGCTGGAAAAGACGTTCTGCTGAGCGTGGACGGGATCAAAGCGACCTACAATGGAGCAATCACGGCGCTTCACGGTGTCAGCTTCACATTGCGCCGCGGCGAGATTCTGGCGCTGCTGGGTGCCAATGGCGCCGGCAAGACGACGACGCTCAAGGCGATTTCGAATCTGCTTCCGGCCGAGCGCGGCGAGATTACCGCTGGAGGCGTCTTATACGATGGCCGTGACGTTACAACGGCAACGCCGGCCGAATTGGTGCGCGCCGGTCTCGCGCAGGTCCTCGAGGGCCGGCATTGCTTCCGCAATTTGACCATCGAGGAAAATCTCATTTCCGGCGGTCTCGGACGGAGCAGCTCGCGCGCTGAGATCGCCGCGGATCTAGAGAGAATCTACGCAATTTTTCCCCGGCTGAAGGAGAAGCGCCGCGCATTGGCCGGCCTTGCTTCAGGCGGTGAACAGCAAATGACGGCGATCGGCCGTGCATTGATGTCACGTCCAAAGCTGCTGGTGCTCGACGAGCCGTCCATGGGGCTGGCGCCGATCGTCGTGCAGGACATTTTCCGGATGCTGCGGCGGCTGAATGTTGAAAGCGGCCTTTCCATGCTCGTTGCCGAACAGAATTCGGCGATCGCTCTGCGTTATGCCGACCGCGCGACAGTTCTCGAAAACGGCACCGCCGTTCTTTCGGGAGATGCAGCCGAGTTGCGCGGGCGCGACGACGTCAAAGCATTTTATCTCGGTCAGAAATCGACACCCGCACCCACACCCGCCGCAACAAACCTCCCACCGGCCTGA
- a CDS encoding ABC transporter substrate-binding protein, producing the protein MTMLAKLKAAVIAAGLAVSAAVPAAHADEQYFPLQSYRVGPYAAGGTGFFGGFIDYLNLINTRDGGVNGVKLTWSEAETQYEVERGVEAYERLKSNPNIAAWNPLSVGIAYAMIDRITQDKVPLITINHGRTDSTDGRVFPYVFPLLLNPYSETSGIVNYIASKLGGLDKLKGKKIVVLYHGSPYGKETIPIYELLSQKYGFELQQIEVPHPGNEQQAQWLTIRRAKPDYVVLRGWGVMNPVALKTAAKTGFPADHIIGNVWSNSEEDVIPAGDAAKGYTAITTQASGTEYPIVQEIVKTLYDNGKGNLEDKKRIGSVYHNLGIVNGILNVEAIRIAQEKFGHRTLTGDEVRWGFEHLQLDPARVEALGAKGLFHSINVTWDNHEGNGYVTFQQWDGKKWNVVSDWIAPDWALLRPIIEKSSEAYAKERGIKLRTSEDAQAVTN; encoded by the coding sequence ATGACCATGCTTGCGAAATTGAAGGCCGCTGTCATTGCGGCTGGACTGGCCGTCTCGGCCGCGGTACCGGCCGCCCATGCCGATGAACAATATTTCCCGCTGCAAAGCTATCGCGTCGGGCCCTATGCGGCCGGCGGCACGGGTTTCTTCGGCGGTTTCATCGATTACCTGAACCTCATCAACACGCGGGATGGCGGCGTCAACGGCGTCAAGCTCACCTGGTCGGAAGCGGAAACGCAATACGAGGTTGAACGCGGCGTCGAGGCCTACGAGCGTCTCAAGAGCAATCCGAATATTGCCGCCTGGAACCCGCTTTCCGTCGGTATCGCCTATGCCATGATCGACCGCATCACGCAGGACAAGGTGCCGTTGATCACCATCAACCATGGTCGCACGGATTCCACTGATGGCCGCGTTTTCCCCTATGTCTTTCCGCTGTTGCTCAATCCCTATAGCGAGACCTCGGGCATCGTGAACTACATCGCCTCGAAGCTCGGCGGTCTCGACAAGCTGAAGGGCAAGAAGATCGTCGTGCTCTATCACGGCTCGCCCTACGGCAAGGAAACGATCCCGATCTATGAACTCTTGTCGCAGAAATATGGCTTCGAACTGCAGCAGATCGAAGTGCCGCATCCGGGCAACGAGCAACAGGCACAATGGCTGACGATCCGCCGCGCCAAGCCGGATTACGTCGTGCTGCGCGGCTGGGGTGTCATGAACCCGGTCGCCCTGAAAACCGCGGCCAAGACCGGCTTTCCTGCCGACCATATCATCGGCAACGTCTGGTCTAACTCGGAAGAGGACGTGATCCCGGCAGGCGACGCCGCGAAGGGATATACCGCCATCACGACCCAAGCCTCCGGCACGGAATATCCGATCGTCCAGGAGATCGTGAAGACGCTCTATGACAATGGCAAGGGCAATCTGGAAGACAAGAAGCGCATCGGCTCCGTCTACCACAATCTCGGTATCGTCAACGGTATCCTGAACGTCGAGGCGATCCGTATTGCCCAGGAAAAGTTCGGACATCGGACTCTGACGGGCGACGAGGTCCGCTGGGGCTTCGAGCACCTGCAGCTTGATCCGGCTCGAGTCGAGGCGCTCGGCGCCAAGGGCCTGTTCCATTCCATCAACGTCACCTGGGACAATCACGAAGGCAACGGCTACGTGACCTTTCAGCAGTGGGACGGCAAGAAGTGGAACGTCGTCTCCGATTGGATTGCGCCGGACTGGGCCCTGTTGAGGCCGATTATCGAGAAATCCTCGGAAGCCTACGCCAAGGAAAGAGGCATCAAGTTGCGCACGTCTGAAGACGCACAGGCCGTGACGAACTGA
- a CDS encoding branched-chain amino acid ABC transporter permease — protein sequence MAVVTVDLHPTWLFSRWLTPIAILASAYLVVPFVGSTYLFEAILLPFLALSLAGLGLNLLTGYAGQVSLGSAAFMAVGAFAAYNFNLRVDGLPLIISILLAGLLAAVIGIVFGLPSLRLKGFYLAVSTLAAQFFVQWALTKFSWFSNDSASGVIDAPPLTLAGVEFTGPVGRYLFSLTIVVVLTFLAHRLTTSQTGRNFIAVRDNETAARIIGVPVLGTKLLAFAISSFIIAVAGALWAFAYLRTVEPAGFNLDRSFQILFIIIIGGLASTRGAFLGAALIVAFPLVLSRLGSFLLGDVFDSGVLDMSQRIVLGALIILFLILEPDGLSSLWGKIRRRLGSAIDRPA from the coding sequence ATGGCTGTCGTCACCGTCGATCTTCATCCCACATGGCTCTTCAGCCGCTGGCTGACACCGATTGCCATCCTTGCCAGCGCGTACCTCGTGGTTCCCTTTGTCGGTTCGACCTATTTGTTCGAGGCGATCCTTTTGCCGTTCCTGGCGCTCAGCCTTGCCGGCCTCGGGCTGAATCTGCTTACCGGCTATGCAGGCCAGGTCTCGCTCGGAAGCGCCGCCTTCATGGCCGTCGGTGCCTTTGCTGCTTACAATTTCAATCTGCGCGTCGATGGCCTGCCTTTGATCATCAGCATCCTGCTGGCCGGCCTTCTGGCGGCGGTGATCGGTATCGTCTTCGGCTTGCCTAGCCTCAGATTGAAGGGCTTTTATCTTGCTGTGTCGACGCTGGCTGCGCAGTTCTTCGTGCAGTGGGCTCTCACCAAATTTAGCTGGTTTTCCAACGACTCTGCCTCCGGGGTCATCGATGCGCCGCCTCTGACGCTTGCGGGCGTGGAATTTACAGGCCCGGTAGGTCGCTATCTCTTTTCACTTACGATCGTGGTGGTGCTGACCTTCCTGGCGCATCGGCTGACGACCTCTCAAACCGGCCGCAACTTCATCGCCGTTCGGGATAATGAGACAGCGGCGCGCATCATCGGTGTGCCCGTGCTGGGAACCAAGTTGCTGGCCTTTGCTATCTCCTCTTTCATCATCGCCGTTGCGGGAGCGCTTTGGGCCTTTGCCTATCTGAGGACCGTCGAGCCGGCCGGCTTTAACCTCGACCGATCGTTCCAGATCCTTTTCATCATCATCATCGGCGGCCTTGCCTCGACGCGGGGCGCCTTTCTCGGCGCCGCTCTGATCGTCGCCTTCCCGCTCGTGCTATCCCGACTGGGCTCGTTCCTGCTCGGCGATGTCTTCGATTCCGGCGTGCTCGACATGAGCCAGCGCATCGTGCTCGGCGCCTTGATCATTCTGTTTCTGATCCTCGAACCGGACGGGCTTTCCTCGCTCTGGGGCAAGATCCGAAGGCGGTTGGGCTCTGCCATCGACAGGCCGGCCTGA
- a CDS encoding branched-chain amino acid ABC transporter permease, with protein MADFDWPFLIEVLVGGLLSGVMYSLVAIGFVLIYKTSGVLNFAQGAMLLFAALTFVSLLERGVPFALALVITFAVMVLIGIAIERTVLRPLTNKPPITLFMATLGLSYIIEGAAQLIWGTQVHGLELGIEDVPFDIGGVFISQFDLFAAAVAAAMVAALSAFFRYTRIGLAFRAVADDQFAALAVGLKLPWIWATVWAAAGVVALVAGLLWGARLGVQFSLSLVVLKALPVLVLGGFDSILGAIVGGLLIGATEKLAEVYIGEYFGGGIEGWIAYVAALAFLLIRPSGLFGQKLVERV; from the coding sequence ATGGCAGATTTCGACTGGCCGTTTCTGATCGAAGTGCTGGTTGGCGGCTTGCTCTCGGGCGTTATGTATTCGCTCGTCGCCATCGGTTTCGTGCTGATCTACAAGACGTCGGGCGTGCTCAATTTCGCTCAAGGGGCAATGTTGCTGTTTGCCGCGCTGACCTTTGTCAGCCTTCTTGAGCGTGGCGTTCCCTTTGCCTTGGCGCTCGTCATTACATTCGCTGTCATGGTGCTGATCGGCATTGCCATCGAGCGTACCGTGCTGCGACCATTGACCAACAAGCCGCCGATTACGCTTTTCATGGCGACGCTCGGGCTCTCCTATATCATCGAGGGGGCGGCTCAACTCATCTGGGGCACGCAGGTCCACGGTCTGGAGCTCGGGATCGAGGATGTTCCCTTCGACATCGGCGGCGTGTTCATCAGCCAGTTCGATCTTTTTGCGGCGGCGGTCGCTGCCGCGATGGTGGCGGCGCTGTCCGCCTTCTTCCGCTACACCCGAATTGGGCTGGCATTCCGGGCTGTAGCGGACGATCAGTTCGCCGCGCTTGCTGTCGGGCTGAAACTGCCCTGGATTTGGGCAACGGTCTGGGCGGCTGCCGGTGTCGTAGCACTGGTGGCTGGCCTGCTATGGGGCGCGCGGCTCGGCGTGCAGTTCTCTCTGTCGCTGGTGGTGCTGAAAGCGCTGCCCGTCCTCGTTCTCGGCGGCTTTGATTCCATTTTGGGTGCGATCGTCGGCGGTCTGCTGATCGGCGCGACCGAGAAGCTCGCGGAAGTTTATATCGGCGAATATTTCGGCGGCGGCATCGAAGGCTGGATTGCCTATGTCGCAGCACTCGCCTTCCTGCTCATCCGCCCCTCCGGCCTGTTTGGGCAAAAGCTCGTGGAAAGGGTTTGA
- a CDS encoding ABC transporter ATP-binding protein: MPAATYSLDVLDPGTLRGSGDQIARALPPGKTGGIPQHDEETHALSLHGISLSFGGVAALVDVDLSVEPGEIRAIIGPNGAGKSSLINIISGVYRSNEGHVRIGSNTYRHVPTELLASLGIARTFQNLALFKGLSVTDNVIAGRAYTVRSTFAEQILGLGRARREEADARERAARILEFLHLGQVSHRLVGTLPYGLQKRVELARALVAEPKILLLDEPMAGMTASEKNDMADFIRSARDRYDTTVILIEHDIGVVMQLSDRIAVLDYGRKIADGSPGEIRADKRVIDAYLGVVAENEDGEGI, from the coding sequence ATGCCTGCCGCGACCTATTCCCTTGACGTGCTGGATCCTGGTACGCTGCGGGGCTCCGGCGACCAGATTGCTCGCGCGTTGCCACCGGGCAAGACCGGCGGCATCCCGCAGCATGACGAAGAGACCCATGCTCTCTCTTTGCATGGCATCAGCCTGTCATTTGGTGGGGTCGCTGCCTTGGTCGATGTAGACCTTTCTGTTGAGCCGGGGGAGATCCGGGCGATTATCGGTCCAAATGGCGCAGGCAAGAGTTCGCTGATCAACATCATCAGCGGTGTCTATCGCTCGAACGAGGGCCATGTTCGTATCGGCTCCAACACCTATCGCCATGTGCCGACGGAACTGCTGGCATCGCTTGGCATTGCCCGCACGTTCCAGAACCTCGCCTTGTTCAAGGGCTTGAGTGTCACTGATAACGTCATCGCCGGTCGAGCCTATACCGTGCGCTCGACCTTTGCCGAACAGATCCTCGGGCTTGGCCGCGCGCGCCGCGAAGAGGCGGATGCACGCGAGCGGGCGGCCCGTATTCTCGAGTTCCTGCATCTGGGCCAGGTCAGTCATCGTCTCGTAGGCACGCTGCCCTACGGACTGCAAAAACGCGTCGAGCTCGCCCGCGCCCTGGTGGCGGAACCGAAGATCCTGCTTCTAGACGAGCCTATGGCGGGGATGACGGCGAGCGAAAAGAACGACATGGCCGACTTCATCCGGTCTGCCCGAGATCGGTATGACACGACGGTGATCCTCATCGAACACGATATCGGCGTGGTCATGCAGCTTTCCGACCGGATCGCGGTCCTCGATTACGGCCGCAAGATCGCCGACGGCAGTCCGGGCGAAATTCGTGCCGACAAGCGCGTCATCGACGCCTATCTCGGCGTCGTTGCGGAAAACGAGGATGGGGAGGGCATCTGA
- the sfnG gene encoding dimethylsulfone monooxygenase SfnG, with translation MTFSNAANDPVKFAYWVPNVSGGLVISNIEQRTSWTIEYNRKLAQIAEASGFEYALSQIRFTAGYGAEFQHESVSFSHALLESTTTLKVIAAILPGPWNPALAAKQIATINHLTNGRVAVNIVSGWFRGEFAAIGEHWLDHDERYRRSEEFIRALRGIWTEDNFTFRGDFYRFNNYSLKPKPIDPQPEIFQGGSSRAARDMAARVSDWYFTNGNTPAEIRKQVDDIQSKAKENGHSLRIGVNAFAIVRETEEEAKAVLAEIIEKANPEAVNAFGHEVKNAGKASPEGEGNWAKSSFEDLVQYNDGFRSNLIGTPRQVAERVVALKQAGADLILLGFLHFQEEVEYFGKHVIPLVRELEEAASTQPVAAE, from the coding sequence ATGACTTTTTCCAATGCCGCGAACGATCCGGTCAAATTTGCCTATTGGGTGCCGAATGTTTCGGGAGGCCTGGTGATTTCGAATATCGAACAGCGTACGAGTTGGACGATCGAATACAACAGGAAGCTTGCGCAGATCGCCGAAGCGAGCGGTTTCGAATATGCCTTGAGCCAGATCCGTTTCACGGCAGGTTATGGAGCGGAGTTTCAGCATGAGTCCGTCTCGTTTAGTCACGCCCTGCTTGAATCGACCACGACATTGAAGGTGATCGCGGCGATCCTGCCCGGTCCTTGGAATCCGGCCCTTGCCGCCAAGCAGATTGCGACCATCAATCACCTGACCAACGGGCGCGTCGCGGTCAATATCGTGAGCGGCTGGTTCCGCGGCGAATTCGCCGCCATTGGCGAGCATTGGCTCGATCATGACGAGCGCTATCGTCGCTCGGAGGAGTTCATCCGTGCACTTCGCGGCATCTGGACCGAGGACAATTTCACCTTCCGCGGCGATTTCTATCGCTTCAACAATTATTCGCTGAAGCCGAAGCCGATCGACCCGCAGCCGGAGATTTTCCAGGGCGGCTCCTCCCGTGCCGCTCGCGACATGGCGGCCCGGGTGTCTGACTGGTATTTCACCAACGGCAATACGCCGGCCGAGATCCGCAAGCAGGTTGACGACATCCAATCGAAGGCCAAGGAGAATGGCCATTCCCTGCGGATCGGGGTGAACGCCTTCGCAATCGTGCGCGAAACGGAGGAAGAAGCCAAGGCAGTGCTTGCCGAGATCATCGAGAAGGCCAATCCCGAGGCGGTCAATGCTTTCGGGCATGAAGTTAAGAACGCCGGCAAGGCGTCGCCGGAAGGCGAAGGAAACTGGGCGAAATCCTCTTTCGAAGACCTCGTTCAATATAATGATGGCTTCCGCTCGAACCTCATCGGCACGCCACGGCAGGTTGCCGAGCGGGTTGTGGCGCTGAAGCAGGCGGGTGCGGATCTGATCCTGCTGGGCTTCCTGCATTTCCAGGAGGAGGTCGAGTATTTCGGCAAGCATGTGATCCCGCTGGTTCGTGAGCTCGAAGAGGCTGCTAGTACCCAGCCAGTGGCGGCCGAATAG